One window of the Mesorhizobium shangrilense genome contains the following:
- the pstC gene encoding phosphate ABC transporter permease subunit PstC, translated as MSAAQEALPAIRGSRDATVKRFALTDAVFHGMTRAAAILVLVLLGGVAISLFAGSWQALSTFGFSFLTTESWNPVTEKFGALAPIYGTIVTSAIAILIAVPLGIGIAIFLTELCPRPLRRPIGMAVELLAGIPSIIYGIWGLFVLAPFLQTTVQPFIIGVFHGIPGLNSLFAGPPYGIGLLTSSLILAIMVLPFITSITKDVFDTVPPVLKESAYGIGCTTWEVTRRVVIPYTRIGIMGGVMLGLGRALGETMAVTFVIGNAHRISTSLFAPATTISATIANEFTEAVGDLYTSSLVALGLILFVITFLILAIARYMLMRIDARTGA; from the coding sequence ATGAGCGCTGCCCAGGAAGCCTTGCCAGCCATTCGCGGTTCGCGTGACGCGACTGTCAAACGGTTCGCGCTGACAGATGCCGTCTTTCACGGCATGACCCGGGCCGCCGCCATATTGGTGCTGGTCCTGCTCGGCGGTGTCGCGATCTCGCTGTTCGCCGGTTCCTGGCAGGCCCTGTCCACCTTCGGCTTCTCCTTCCTGACCACCGAAAGCTGGAATCCGGTGACGGAGAAATTCGGTGCGCTGGCGCCGATCTATGGCACGATCGTCACCTCGGCCATCGCCATCCTGATTGCCGTGCCGCTCGGCATCGGCATCGCCATATTCCTCACCGAGCTTTGCCCGCGCCCGCTTCGGCGCCCGATCGGCATGGCGGTGGAGTTGCTCGCCGGCATCCCCTCGATCATCTACGGCATCTGGGGCCTGTTCGTGCTGGCACCTTTCCTGCAGACGACCGTGCAGCCCTTCATCATCGGCGTGTTCCATGGCATTCCCGGCCTCAACAGCCTGTTTGCCGGTCCGCCCTACGGCATTGGCCTGCTGACCTCGTCCCTGATCCTTGCCATCATGGTGCTGCCCTTCATCACCTCGATCACCAAGGACGTCTTCGACACGGTGCCGCCGGTGCTGAAAGAGTCCGCCTACGGCATTGGCTGCACGACCTGGGAAGTGACCCGCCGGGTTGTCATTCCCTACACACGGATCGGCATCATGGGCGGCGTCATGCTCGGCCTTGGCCGCGCGCTGGGCGAAACCATGGCGGTGACCTTCGTCATCGGCAACGCGCACCGCATCAGCACATCGCTGTTCGCGCCGGCCACGACGATCTCGGCGACCATCGCCAACGAATTCACCGAAGCCGTCGGCGATCTCTACACCTCGTCGCTGGTGGCGCTCGGCCTGATCCTCTTCGTCATCACTTTCCTGATCCTTGCCATCGCACGCTACATGCTGATGCGCATCGACGCCCGCACGGGAGCCTGA
- a CDS encoding PAS domain-containing protein, whose protein sequence is MAEADEKFGARNKREPGKVAACGDDMPSSAGYLDTVEALRALVDAGSDWIWETDAELRFSWLSDNYQEATGIAPAAVLGRFRFDFLKQVLNGSRAAATHLEDLQARRPFRDFVYELKGGGRDCRWVSITGFPQFDADGKFAGYRGVGRNVTALAGAFDEMEQARKPFTNLDAMVDSMPIGIVVVDADLRAEVINRAFYDFWEIDARRVEVGCSFRDLMEASRDIDPYGANDDAWLRHVAEREAEIRAGVGGSRQLPRSDGRTLISSVAPLAGGKRLISYVDVTDMKDREAELADALEKARLAEAVINAVKDPVFVKDENLRFVFVNEAFSALFGQTPQAMLGKPGDNFLSPHEVALFERSEKEVLATGRPYEVEESFELNGASRSRIVRKSRVGMASGRNYVAGFLFDISDMKRRETEAEDARKHLATVLESLPAGVIIYDRDDNFVFANHKMQDAIPELKPVWQPGRTFREALAYGHSAGYFRQSGDPELDKLYDGDPDRWADGIVERCRLPSASFERVNPDGRWHQVYDMRTEDGTFIGVRVDITDIKSREEALRDSMRQIDLFRHVMDELPVAAFIKAQDLSIEFVNKAWCAMTGLAKEDAIGRTDRQLFGAEDAESYSNDDSEVAATGQVREVEEPVTHRDGTVRQLMTRKSRLVAIDGSVHLVGSSTDITEVKARERALEESMRENEVFRSLIDNVPVSIYAKRSDLRQFYVNKGWCDLTGFSQEEAIGKTDIEIFGADGEAFVSGDLAVLRTGETQEVEETVTLADGSVRHQFARKGAMIASDGSLYLIGSTTDITELKQREAELREARQRAVLADRAKSEFLANMSHEIRTPMNGVLGMAELLAKSDLDPKQKTFTDIIVKSGNALLTIINDILDFSKIDAGQLVLDPAPFNLAEAIEDVATLVSTRAKEKDLELIVRIEPGLGSLFIGDVGRIRQIVTNLLGNAVKFTDEGYVLVDVTGERVPTGTKLTIAVTDTGIGIPEEKLQLVFEKFSQVDTSSTRRHEGTGLGLAITSRLVDLMGGDIGVESAEGKGSTFWFTVTLPRAGQSTAERIMPVDVTGARVLIVDDNAVNRAILIEQMASWTFDSCAAESGAEGLKVLIAAAAYGVPVDCVVLDYQMPGMSGAEMARIVRNTAGLAETPIVMLTSVDQSLANTSYRDLGIDAQLIKPARSSVLLETLVATIQRHRHTTTGIGMPVSNGAAGIGVMEPPLVAVSGRALLQPPPIRPRLRAAPGDERRLDILVAEDNEVNQMVFTQILGETGYGFEIVGNGRKALDAYGRLNPRMILMDVSMPEMNGLEATAAIRRLEEDNGTHIPIVGVTAHALKGDRERCLEAGMDDYLPKPISPRALLEKVERWVGSGNERRRDVG, encoded by the coding sequence ATGGCTGAAGCGGACGAAAAATTTGGGGCGCGCAACAAGCGCGAGCCCGGTAAAGTGGCCGCGTGTGGTGACGACATGCCGTCATCGGCTGGATACCTGGATACGGTGGAAGCGCTCCGCGCTCTCGTCGACGCAGGTTCTGACTGGATATGGGAGACCGACGCAGAGCTGCGTTTCTCCTGGCTTTCGGACAATTACCAGGAGGCAACCGGCATCGCCCCCGCGGCGGTGCTTGGCCGGTTCCGCTTCGACTTCCTCAAGCAGGTGCTGAACGGTAGTCGCGCTGCGGCAACGCATCTGGAAGACCTGCAGGCGCGCAGGCCCTTTCGCGATTTCGTCTACGAGCTGAAGGGTGGCGGCAGGGACTGCCGCTGGGTTTCGATCACCGGCTTTCCTCAATTCGATGCCGACGGGAAGTTTGCCGGCTATCGAGGTGTCGGTCGCAATGTCACGGCGTTGGCCGGGGCGTTCGACGAGATGGAGCAGGCGCGGAAACCCTTTACAAACCTTGACGCCATGGTCGACTCGATGCCGATCGGCATCGTCGTCGTCGACGCGGACCTGCGCGCGGAAGTCATCAATCGCGCCTTCTACGACTTCTGGGAGATCGACGCCCGGCGCGTGGAGGTTGGTTGCAGCTTCCGCGACCTGATGGAAGCCAGCCGAGACATCGACCCCTATGGGGCCAACGACGATGCATGGCTGCGGCACGTTGCCGAGCGCGAGGCGGAAATCAGGGCCGGTGTAGGCGGATCGAGGCAGCTGCCACGCAGTGACGGCCGCACACTGATCTCATCCGTGGCGCCGCTTGCCGGTGGCAAACGGCTCATCTCCTATGTCGATGTGACCGACATGAAGGACCGCGAGGCCGAGCTTGCTGACGCATTGGAGAAAGCACGGCTGGCGGAAGCAGTGATCAACGCCGTCAAGGACCCGGTCTTCGTCAAGGATGAAAATCTGCGCTTCGTGTTCGTCAATGAGGCGTTCTCTGCGCTGTTCGGCCAGACACCGCAGGCAATGCTGGGCAAACCCGGCGACAATTTTCTTTCTCCGCATGAAGTGGCGCTTTTCGAACGAAGCGAAAAGGAAGTCCTGGCGACTGGCCGGCCCTATGAAGTGGAGGAAAGTTTCGAACTCAATGGCGCCAGCCGCTCGCGCATCGTCAGGAAGAGCCGTGTCGGCATGGCCAGCGGCCGCAACTACGTCGCCGGTTTCCTCTTCGACATATCCGACATGAAGCGCCGTGAGACCGAAGCCGAAGATGCGCGCAAGCATCTTGCCACCGTGCTGGAATCGCTGCCGGCCGGGGTGATCATCTACGACCGCGATGACAATTTCGTCTTCGCCAACCACAAGATGCAGGATGCAATTCCGGAGCTGAAGCCTGTATGGCAGCCGGGCCGCACCTTCCGCGAGGCATTGGCATACGGCCATTCGGCCGGGTATTTCCGTCAAAGCGGGGACCCGGAACTGGACAAGCTCTACGATGGGGATCCCGATCGTTGGGCTGATGGGATTGTCGAGCGGTGCCGCTTGCCCAGCGCATCCTTCGAACGCGTCAATCCCGATGGTCGTTGGCACCAGGTCTATGACATGCGCACCGAGGATGGCACGTTCATCGGCGTGCGCGTCGATATTACCGACATCAAGAGCCGCGAGGAGGCCTTGCGCGACTCGATGCGCCAGATCGACCTGTTCCGGCATGTCATGGACGAACTGCCGGTGGCAGCCTTCATCAAGGCGCAGGATCTGAGCATCGAGTTCGTCAACAAGGCCTGGTGCGCCATGACCGGCCTTGCCAAGGAAGACGCCATCGGCCGCACGGACCGCCAGCTGTTCGGCGCCGAGGATGCCGAAAGCTACAGCAACGATGACAGCGAAGTCGCCGCTACCGGACAGGTCAGGGAAGTCGAGGAGCCCGTCACCCATCGCGACGGCACCGTGCGGCAATTGATGACCCGCAAGAGCCGCCTGGTGGCGATCGACGGATCCGTGCATCTGGTCGGCTCGAGCACCGACATCACCGAGGTCAAGGCGCGCGAGCGCGCGCTGGAAGAAAGCATGCGCGAGAACGAGGTGTTTCGCAGCCTCATCGACAATGTGCCGGTGTCGATCTACGCCAAGCGCTCCGACCTTAGGCAATTCTACGTCAACAAGGGGTGGTGCGATCTCACCGGCTTCAGCCAGGAAGAGGCGATCGGCAAGACCGACATCGAGATTTTCGGGGCGGACGGGGAGGCCTTCGTCAGCGGCGACCTGGCCGTGCTGCGCACCGGGGAAACCCAGGAGGTGGAGGAAACCGTGACGCTTGCCGATGGCAGCGTCCGCCACCAGTTCGCGCGCAAGGGCGCGATGATCGCCTCCGACGGCTCGCTCTATCTGATCGGCTCCACCACCGACATCACCGAGCTGAAGCAGCGCGAGGCCGAATTGCGCGAGGCGCGGCAGCGGGCCGTGCTTGCCGACCGGGCCAAGTCGGAATTCCTCGCCAATATGAGCCATGAGATCCGCACGCCGATGAATGGCGTGCTCGGCATGGCGGAACTGCTTGCCAAGTCAGACCTCGACCCGAAGCAGAAGACGTTTACCGACATCATCGTGAAGTCGGGCAATGCCCTGCTCACCATCATCAACGACATCCTCGATTTCTCCAAGATCGACGCCGGCCAACTCGTGCTCGATCCGGCACCCTTCAACCTTGCCGAGGCAATCGAGGACGTGGCGACGCTGGTGTCGACGCGGGCCAAGGAGAAGGACCTCGAGCTCATCGTGCGCATCGAGCCCGGCCTTGGCAGCCTCTTCATCGGCGATGTCGGCCGCATCCGGCAGATCGTCACCAATTTGCTCGGCAATGCGGTCAAATTCACCGACGAAGGGTACGTCCTGGTCGACGTGACCGGCGAAAGGGTTCCGACGGGAACCAAGCTGACCATCGCCGTCACTGATACGGGCATCGGCATTCCCGAGGAAAAGCTGCAACTCGTCTTCGAAAAATTCAGTCAGGTCGACACCTCGTCGACCAGGCGGCATGAAGGCACCGGGCTTGGCCTCGCCATCACGTCGCGGCTGGTCGATCTCATGGGTGGCGACATCGGCGTCGAAAGCGCCGAAGGCAAGGGTTCCACCTTCTGGTTCACGGTGACGTTGCCGAGAGCCGGGCAATCGACAGCGGAGCGGATCATGCCGGTGGATGTCACCGGAGCACGCGTGCTGATCGTCGATGACAATGCGGTCAACCGTGCGATCCTGATCGAGCAGATGGCCTCGTGGACATTCGATTCCTGCGCGGCCGAAAGTGGCGCGGAGGGGCTGAAAGTGCTCATCGCCGCGGCCGCTTATGGCGTGCCTGTCGACTGTGTCGTGCTCGACTACCAGATGCCGGGCATGAGCGGCGCCGAGATGGCGCGCATCGTGCGCAACACCGCCGGGCTCGCTGAGACGCCGATCGTCATGCTGACCTCCGTCGACCAGTCCCTGGCCAACACCAGCTATCGCGATCTCGGTATCGATGCCCAACTGATCAAGCCGGCGCGTTCCTCCGTGCTTCTGGAAACGCTGGTCGCCACCATCCAGCGCCATCGTCATACGACAACAGGCATCGGCATGCCGGTCTCGAATGGGGCGGCTGGCATCGGCGTGATGGAGCCGCCGCTTGTCGCGGTGTCGGGGCGGGCGCTGCTGCAACCGCCGCCAATTCGTCCCCGTCTGCGCGCGGCGCCAGGTGACGAGCGCCGTCTGGACATCCTCGTCGCCGAGGACAACGAGGTGAACCAGATGGTGTTCACCCAGATTCTCGGCGAGACCGGCTACGGCTTCGAAATCGTCGGCAATGGCCGCAAGGCGCTCGACGCCTATGGCAGGCTCAATCCGCGGATGATCCTGATGGACGTCTCGATGCCCGAGATGAACGGCCTCGAGGCAACGGCCGCCATTCGCCGGCTGGAGGAAGACAACGGCACGCACATCCCGATCGTTGGGGTCACCGCGCACGCCTTGAAGGGCGATCGCGAACGCTGCCTGGAGGCGGGCATGGACGATTACCTGCCCAAGCCGATCAGCCCGCGCGCCCTGCTGGAAAAAGTCGAACGCTGGGTGGGGTCGGGCAACGAACGCCGGCGTGACGTCGGCTAG
- the pstS gene encoding phosphate ABC transporter substrate-binding protein PstS, giving the protein MRHFIRSAAVAIAMAAASTLTLSAAMAADLSGAGSTFIYPVFAKWADTYKKDTGIGLNYQSIGSGGGIKQVIAKTVTFGATDKPMSDADLEKNGLVQFPMVMGGIVPIVNLSGVKPGELVLDGKTIAQIYLGAITTWDDAAIKALNPTLTLPSTAIAVVHRSDGSGTTFNFTDYLVKLSPDWKSKVGSDTAVEWPVGVGAKGSEGVANTVKQTDGGIGYVEYAYAKQNKLSYSKMLNAAGKVVEPSLESFGAAASNADFKGSKNFNVIITNEPGDATWPIAASTWVLIHKAPDDAAATGEALKFFAWAYKDGKDTAKALDYVSIPDSVVDLIKASWKADIKADGKPVFAGE; this is encoded by the coding sequence ATGAGACATTTCATCCGCTCGGCGGCTGTTGCGATTGCAATGGCTGCGGCGTCTACCCTCACCCTCTCTGCAGCAATGGCCGCGGATCTTTCCGGCGCCGGCTCGACCTTCATCTATCCGGTGTTCGCCAAGTGGGCCGACACCTACAAGAAGGACACCGGCATCGGCCTCAACTACCAGTCGATCGGTTCCGGCGGCGGCATCAAGCAGGTCATCGCCAAGACCGTGACCTTCGGCGCCACCGACAAGCCGATGTCCGATGCCGACCTCGAGAAGAACGGCCTCGTGCAGTTCCCGATGGTGATGGGCGGCATCGTGCCGATCGTCAACCTCTCCGGCGTCAAGCCGGGCGAACTCGTCCTTGACGGCAAGACGATCGCACAGATCTACCTCGGCGCCATCACCACCTGGGACGACGCCGCGATCAAGGCGCTGAACCCGACCCTCACCCTGCCGTCCACCGCCATCGCCGTCGTCCACCGTTCGGACGGCTCGGGCACGACCTTCAATTTCACCGACTACCTGGTCAAGCTGTCGCCTGACTGGAAGTCGAAGGTTGGTTCGGACACCGCTGTCGAATGGCCGGTCGGCGTCGGCGCCAAGGGCAGCGAAGGCGTTGCCAACACCGTCAAGCAGACCGACGGCGGCATCGGCTACGTCGAATACGCCTACGCCAAGCAGAACAAGTTGTCCTACTCCAAGATGCTGAATGCCGCCGGCAAGGTTGTCGAGCCGTCGCTCGAATCCTTTGGCGCGGCTGCTTCGAATGCCGACTTCAAGGGCTCGAAGAACTTCAACGTCATCATCACCAACGAGCCGGGCGACGCCACCTGGCCGATCGCAGCCTCGACCTGGGTGCTGATCCACAAGGCTCCGGATGATGCCGCGGCCACCGGCGAAGCGCTGAAGTTCTTTGCCTGGGCCTACAAGGACGGCAAGGACACCGCCAAGGCGCTCGACTACGTCTCGATCCCCGACAGCGTCGTCGACCTGATCAAGGCCTCGTGGAAGGCCGATATCAAGGCTGACGGCAAGCCGGTCTTCGCGGGCGAATAA
- the pstA gene encoding phosphate ABC transporter permease PstA, with the protein MSTATSLHQSRKRKNGVMMTLCVIAAGIGLVWLALILGALVYKGAAGLSLDVFTQMTPPPGDAGGLLNAIYGSVVMTVIAVIVGTPIGVLAGTYMAEYGRFSKLTTVVRFINDILLSAPSIIIGLFVYELMVRPMGHFSALAGAVALAILVIPVVVRTTEDMLNLVPNALREAGTAIGAPRWVVIKSVAYRAALSGIVTGILLSIARISGETAPLLFTALNNQFWSSNLNAPMASLPVTIFQFALSPYEEWQQLAWTGALIITLTVLALSIFARSLTGRREDK; encoded by the coding sequence ATGTCGACAGCCACATCGCTTCACCAGAGCCGCAAGAGGAAGAATGGCGTGATGATGACGCTGTGCGTCATTGCTGCGGGCATCGGACTTGTCTGGCTGGCGCTCATTCTCGGCGCGCTGGTCTACAAGGGCGCGGCCGGCCTGTCGCTTGACGTGTTCACGCAGATGACGCCGCCTCCCGGCGACGCCGGCGGCCTGCTCAACGCCATCTACGGCAGCGTAGTGATGACCGTCATCGCCGTCATTGTCGGCACGCCGATCGGCGTGCTGGCCGGCACCTACATGGCCGAGTATGGCCGCTTTTCAAAGCTCACCACGGTGGTGCGCTTCATCAACGACATCCTGTTGTCGGCGCCGTCGATCATCATCGGTCTGTTCGTCTACGAACTGATGGTGCGGCCGATGGGGCATTTCTCGGCGCTTGCCGGCGCGGTCGCTCTCGCCATCCTGGTGATCCCGGTCGTCGTGCGCACCACGGAGGACATGCTCAACCTGGTGCCGAACGCCCTGCGCGAAGCCGGCACCGCGATCGGCGCGCCGCGCTGGGTGGTCATCAAGTCGGTCGCCTATCGCGCCGCCCTTTCCGGCATCGTCACCGGCATATTGCTGTCGATTGCCCGCATCTCCGGCGAGACGGCGCCACTGCTCTTCACAGCGCTCAACAACCAGTTCTGGTCGAGCAATCTCAACGCGCCGATGGCCAGCCTGCCTGTCACCATCTTCCAGTTCGCTCTCAGCCCTTACGAGGAATGGCAGCAACTGGCCTGGACCGGCGCACTCATCATCACATTGACGGTTCTTGCGCTCAGCATCTTTGCGCGCAGCCTGACCGGACGCAGAGAGGACAAATGA